The proteins below come from a single Corynebacterium cystitidis genomic window:
- a CDS encoding carboxymuconolactone decarboxylase family protein: MFSMEKGQQFIDNTNTGEGFKEQLDRYAPGASDFVVGGIFGGTYQREGLELRDRQMLTMSALAAMGGTEPQLEGHIATALNQAGMTKEEVAECFVHLMPYIGVPKTLAAFRCMYRVLGED; the protein is encoded by the coding sequence ATGTTTTCCATGGAGAAGGGCCAACAGTTCATTGACAACACCAACACCGGCGAGGGCTTCAAGGAGCAGCTTGACCGCTACGCCCCGGGTGCGTCCGACTTCGTCGTCGGCGGTATTTTCGGTGGCACCTACCAGCGTGAGGGTCTGGAACTGCGCGATCGCCAAATGCTCACGATGTCAGCCCTCGCCGCCATGGGTGGCACCGAGCCCCAGCTGGAGGGCCACATTGCTACCGCACTCAACCAAGCAGGTATGACCAAGGAAGAAGTTGCGGAGTGCTTCGTACACCTCATGCCCTACATCGGCGTGCCGAAGACGCTGGCAGCGTTCCGCTGCATGTACCGTGTGCTGGGCGAGGACTAA